One part of the Clostridia bacterium genome encodes these proteins:
- a CDS encoding acyl-CoA dehydratase activase yields MTYYICKYTPVEILDGFGEKYRLYNPVAQDCARADQLIHRNVCSFSRALIETCVKNNSNPIVLTSCCDSIQRTYDVLQAEGHKVFMLYLPHNSQHCSKLVYKEQILKFIRDYAAYSGKKFSCAKFRAAFKQNSQSVVGGYIGVMGARMGEKMLEFIKNTSPLAIRNNTCTGVRNLGNPPLTDDLEELMDWYTDQLLSQTACMRMTDISSRRALVDDPNLKGIIYNTVSFCDFYGFEYAHIKRSLDVPVLKIETDYTPQVAAQLKTRLEAFFENLKVGKNKRQFRYITPKHFQQIYTAGIDSGSTSTNAVILDSQQRIVSFSVLPTGAHVLQSAEKAFDSALNKAGLSQNQISRIVTTGYGRTNIDFCEKDVTEITCHAIGAHFLNNAVRTVIDIGGQDSKVIHLDEDGKVLSFVMNDKCAAGTGRFLEMMAQSLGLTIQQMSTYGLKWEEQITISSMCSVFAQSEVVSLIAADKKLEDIVHGINQSVASKVMALGGRTGMKPEYMITGGVAKNIGVVRAVEQRLGSKVIVPEQPEICGALGAAIIASKD; encoded by the coding sequence ATGACTTATTATATTTGCAAATATACGCCTGTTGAAATTTTAGATGGATTCGGTGAAAAATATAGGCTATACAATCCTGTAGCACAGGATTGTGCCAGGGCAGACCAGCTCATCCATAGAAATGTATGCAGCTTTTCAAGGGCATTGATTGAAACCTGTGTAAAAAACAACTCTAATCCGATTGTTTTGACCAGCTGTTGTGATTCTATTCAAAGAACATATGATGTATTGCAGGCTGAAGGGCACAAAGTCTTTATGCTCTATCTTCCCCATAATAGCCAGCATTGCAGTAAGTTGGTCTATAAAGAACAAATATTAAAATTTATCCGGGATTATGCCGCTTATTCAGGCAAAAAATTCAGCTGTGCAAAATTCCGGGCTGCTTTCAAACAAAACTCCCAATCAGTTGTTGGGGGTTATATTGGAGTGATGGGTGCAAGGATGGGCGAAAAAATGTTAGAATTCATAAAAAATACATCACCCCTTGCTATCCGAAACAACACCTGCACCGGCGTTCGAAACCTTGGCAATCCACCCCTTACCGATGACCTAGAAGAACTGATGGACTGGTACACAGATCAGCTTTTATCCCAGACTGCTTGTATGCGAATGACCGATATTTCTTCCCGCAGGGCATTGGTGGATGATCCAAATTTAAAAGGAATAATTTATAACACTGTAAGCTTCTGTGATTTTTATGGTTTTGAGTATGCTCATATTAAAAGAAGTTTAGATGTACCTGTTCTAAAAATCGAAACTGATTATACCCCACAGGTAGCAGCACAGTTAAAAACTCGGCTAGAGGCTTTTTTTGAAAATTTAAAAGTAGGCAAAAATAAAAGACAGTTCAGATATATAACCCCCAAGCACTTTCAACAGATATATACTGCCGGGATTGACAGTGGCTCTACCTCTACCAATGCGGTGATACTGGACAGCCAGCAACGTATTGTTTCTTTTTCGGTGCTGCCCACAGGTGCCCACGTGCTGCAAAGTGCGGAAAAAGCCTTTGATTCTGCCCTAAATAAGGCAGGGCTTTCCCAAAACCAAATATCCCGCATTGTTACTACCGGATATGGACGAACTAATATCGATTTTTGTGAAAAAGATGTGACCGAAATCACCTGTCATGCAATAGGTGCACATTTCCTAAATAACGCTGTTCGTACTGTTATCGATATTGGTGGACAAGACAGCAAGGTTATACACCTTGACGAGGATGGCAAGGTGCTCAGCTTTGTGATGAACGATAAATGTGCTGCAGGCACGGGACGTTTTTTAGAAATGATGGCTCAGTCTTTAGGATTGACTATCCAACAGATGAGTACATATGGGTTGAAATGGGAGGAGCAGATTACCATTTCCAGCATGTGTTCAGTCTTTGCCCAGTCAGAGGTGGTATCGCTTATAGCTGCTGATAAAAAACTGGAGGATATCGTCCACGGAATCAATCAATCTGTGGCCTCCAAAGTGATGGCATTAGGCGGACGTACCGGGATGAAGCCGGAATACATGATAACAGGCGGTGTAGCTAAAAACATAGGCGTAGTCCGTGCAGTAGAGCAACGGCTGGGTAGCAAAGTTATTGTACCTGAACAACCTGAAATTTGCGGGGCTTTAGGTGCAGCCATAATAGCATCAAAAGATTAA
- a CDS encoding nucleotidyltransferase family protein has product MINAVVLAGDGKKLVIGDKEIYKSFLNIHGKIMIEYVIDALVESEMIDKIVVVGPREQLSNYIDSKVDCIVDDRGSIIENAKAGVEQFEDNKRILIITSDIPMVTAEAIDDFVKRAYESGGDFCYPIVDKRLNDQKYPGVRRTYVKLKEGTFTGGNFIMIEPRVLEKCEDIAKKLIAFRKKPWKATQIIGVQFLIQLIIGTLSLPKLEERFSEIMGIKAVAIISDYPEIGNDVDKPSDVEMAMQYIKDVNVTA; this is encoded by the coding sequence ATGATTAATGCAGTAGTGCTTGCTGGTGACGGTAAAAAACTTGTGATTGGTGATAAGGAAATCTATAAATCGTTTTTAAACATACACGGTAAGATCATGATTGAATATGTTATTGATGCACTTGTAGAATCTGAAATGATTGATAAAATAGTGGTAGTAGGACCCAGAGAGCAGCTTTCCAATTATATCGATAGCAAGGTAGATTGCATAGTTGATGACCGGGGGAGCATTATAGAGAATGCTAAAGCAGGGGTGGAGCAGTTTGAGGATAACAAGAGGATTTTGATAATAACATCGGATATTCCTATGGTTACCGCTGAAGCGATAGATGATTTTGTTAAAAGAGCTTATGAAAGCGGAGGGGATTTTTGCTATCCTATAGTTGATAAGCGATTGAATGATCAAAAATATCCTGGAGTTAGAAGGACATATGTAAAATTGAAAGAAGGTACATTTACAGGCGGAAACTTTATAATGATAGAACCTAGAGTGTTAGAAAAATGCGAGGATATAGCTAAAAAGCTTATAGCTTTCAGAAAGAAACCTTGGAAGGCCACCCAGATAATAGGTGTTCAGTTTTTGATACAGCTAATTATTGGAACCCTTTCCCTTCCCAAGCTGGAAGAGAGATTTTCTGAAATAATGGGGATAAAGGCTGTGGCTATCATCTCTGATTATCCTGAAATAGGCAATGATGTGGATAAGCCATCAGATGTGGAGATGGCTATGCAATATATAAAAGATGTAAATGTTACAGCGTAA
- a CDS encoding Veg family protein produces MAGVDTLLNIKKDLDNHIGERVRLKANKGRRKSFVKEGIIEETYPSVFTVKIDDEKSSARRLSYSYSDVLTQTVELVLCRDNIKIECS; encoded by the coding sequence ATGGCAGGTGTAGATACTTTGTTGAATATCAAGAAAGACCTTGATAACCATATCGGAGAAAGAGTCCGATTGAAGGCTAACAAGGGAAGAAGAAAGAGTTTTGTCAAAGAGGGTATAATAGAAGAAACATATCCTAGCGTTTTTACCGTAAAAATAGATGATGAAAAGAGCTCAGCTAGAAGGTTATCATATAGTTATTCAGATGTTTTAACTCAAACGGTAGAACTTGTCCTTTGTAGAGATAATATTAAAATAGAATGTAGCTAA
- a CDS encoding spore germination protein, with product MGIYRILSLKRKSNKNKSKSKQQNKVVDPVNRSLEQNIYQIKDMFKDCSDVIYREFEVGNERPINAAVIFIDGMIDKELLNEQIIKPLMLEIRISPINLKDVRLNIYELLEKKSMTVSDIEETHDMQKTVDAVLSGDTVLLLDGYDKAFIIASKGWPTRGVSQPETEAVIRGSRDGFTETIRVNTVLVRRRIRDTNFKVKSMSIGQRSKTDIAILYIDDIVDKQVLNEVENRLSDISIDGVLESGYIEQFIEDNWLSPFPQIQNTERPDSVAAAVLEGRVAILIDNTPFALIVPATLNSFFQSPEDYYERWIIGSFIRMMRFVAGLFSLIISALYVAITSYHPGIIPTKLALSIAGNREGVPFPAIIEAFIMEITLEMLREAGVRLPGPIGQTIGIVGGIIIGQAAVEAGIVSSIMVIIVAFSAISSFAIPNYSVAIGFRVLRFVLIFLAAFLGLYGIMLGLLAVLIHMVTLKSFGVPYLTPFTMNNANLLKDSVIRVPIPAMKERPGFTAGDDKVRIGQGPDKQKSGDKNDDKG from the coding sequence ATGGGAATATATAGGATATTGTCGTTAAAGAGAAAATCCAACAAGAACAAAAGTAAGTCTAAACAACAGAATAAAGTGGTTGATCCGGTAAACAGGTCATTAGAACAGAATATCTACCAGATAAAAGATATGTTTAAAGATTGTAGTGACGTGATATATAGGGAGTTTGAGGTGGGCAATGAAAGGCCTATAAATGCAGCAGTGATCTTTATTGACGGCATGATAGATAAAGAATTGCTTAATGAGCAGATAATAAAACCTTTAATGCTGGAAATCAGAATAAGTCCTATAAATCTTAAGGATGTAAGGCTGAATATATATGAATTGTTGGAGAAAAAATCCATGACCGTTTCTGATATAGAGGAAACCCATGATATGCAAAAGACAGTAGATGCTGTATTGAGCGGGGATACTGTTTTATTATTGGATGGTTATGATAAGGCATTTATTATAGCATCTAAAGGCTGGCCTACCCGAGGGGTAAGCCAGCCGGAAACAGAAGCGGTAATAAGGGGTTCCCGGGACGGATTTACCGAGACCATAAGGGTGAATACTGTGTTGGTCAGAAGAAGGATAAGGGATACGAATTTTAAAGTTAAAAGCATGAGTATAGGACAACGCAGCAAGACTGATATAGCTATACTATATATAGATGATATAGTAGACAAGCAGGTGTTGAATGAGGTGGAGAACAGGCTATCCGACATAAGCATTGATGGTGTGCTGGAAAGCGGATATATAGAGCAATTTATAGAGGATAATTGGCTATCGCCCTTTCCCCAGATACAGAACACGGAAAGGCCTGATAGTGTTGCGGCTGCAGTGTTGGAAGGAAGGGTGGCGATACTGATTGACAATACTCCCTTTGCACTTATAGTGCCTGCTACGCTGAATAGTTTTTTTCAATCTCCTGAGGATTATTATGAAAGATGGATTATAGGCAGTTTTATTAGGATGATGAGGTTTGTAGCAGGTTTGTTTTCTCTTATAATTTCCGCCCTTTATGTTGCTATTACTTCCTATCATCCCGGTATAATACCCACTAAACTTGCACTTTCTATAGCGGGTAACAGAGAGGGTGTGCCTTTTCCTGCTATTATAGAAGCTTTTATAATGGAGATTACTCTAGAGATGTTGAGGGAGGCAGGGGTGAGGTTGCCCGGGCCTATAGGGCAGACAATAGGCATAGTGGGGGGAATAATAATAGGTCAGGCTGCGGTAGAGGCAGGCATTGTAAGCTCGATAATGGTCATCATCGTTGCATTTTCAGCTATTTCTTCATTTGCAATACCCAACTACAGCGTAGCTATAGGATTTAGAGTTTTAAGATTTGTCTTGATATTTCTCGCGGCTTTCTTGGGATTATACGGAATTATGCTGGGGCTGCTGGCTGTGTTGATACACATGGTCACATTAAAAAGTTTTGGAGTCCCGTATCTTACACCGTTTACCATGAATAATGCAAATCTGTTGAAGGATTCAGTGATCAGAGTACCTATTCCTGCTATGAAGGAAAGGCCAGGATTTACTGCCGGTGATGATAAGGTGCGTATAGGCCAGGGACCGGACAAACAAAAAAGTGGTGATAAAAACGATGATAAAGGATAA
- a CDS encoding 2-hydroxyacyl-CoA dehydratase family protein, which translates to MNKIIKIFGQIVAANIHYHPQRVLSLLNAAYAVSQLVVKYFPDQKLLPHQKYAAAICNNVIRQPLKDAQDTAVVNIFLPCELLHAMDIAPQFVEGLAGYLNGAGAEKAFIDFAEHSGIPKTYCSYHKTLLGAALSGVLPKPSFVVNTTLACDANNLTFRTLADYWKIPRFTIDVPNEYNDDTVEYVAHQFRAMVAFIEDVADKKLDMERLKTAIRSENRSLSMYRAYFKELSSKFMPNNLTSEMYKLFFTHILLGTQQAEHYFKLLLYDVQNAAPSKDEIRILWAHTLPYWQPSIAKVFNFSSKYQLLSCDLNFDYLIDMDEDHPYQSMAQKLLLNTMGGCTERRAQKLLDMAISLHADGAIYFNHWGCKKTLGGAVLTKEMLEEQDIPVLMLDGDGCDRNNVNDGQMLTRLQAFLEILEGSK; encoded by the coding sequence ATGAATAAAATCATTAAAATATTCGGGCAGATTGTAGCCGCCAATATACACTACCATCCCCAAAGGGTTCTTTCTTTGCTAAATGCCGCTTATGCTGTCAGCCAGTTGGTGGTTAAATATTTTCCGGATCAAAAACTATTGCCTCATCAAAAATACGCCGCAGCAATCTGTAACAACGTGATACGCCAGCCCCTAAAGGATGCGCAGGATACAGCAGTTGTGAATATATTCCTTCCATGCGAGCTGCTGCATGCCATGGACATCGCACCTCAATTTGTAGAGGGATTGGCCGGATATCTGAACGGGGCAGGTGCGGAAAAAGCATTTATTGATTTCGCTGAGCATTCAGGTATCCCCAAAACTTATTGTTCTTATCATAAAACCCTATTAGGTGCAGCCTTGTCAGGTGTGCTACCTAAACCCAGTTTTGTGGTGAACACCACTTTGGCCTGCGATGCCAACAACCTTACATTTCGCACACTTGCAGATTACTGGAAGATACCCCGCTTTACAATTGATGTGCCAAACGAATATAACGACGATACAGTGGAATACGTTGCCCATCAGTTTAGGGCAATGGTTGCATTTATTGAAGATGTTGCGGACAAAAAGTTAGACATGGAGAGACTAAAGACAGCTATACGCAGTGAAAACCGCTCGCTGAGCATGTATCGTGCTTACTTTAAAGAGCTTTCATCAAAATTCATGCCAAATAACTTGACATCTGAAATGTATAAACTTTTTTTTACCCACATATTGTTGGGAACTCAGCAAGCCGAGCATTATTTCAAACTACTGTTATATGATGTGCAAAACGCTGCCCCTTCAAAGGATGAAATCCGCATCCTATGGGCACATACACTTCCTTATTGGCAGCCTTCTATTGCTAAGGTTTTTAATTTCAGCAGCAAATATCAGCTGTTGAGTTGTGACCTAAATTTTGATTATCTAATAGACATGGATGAGGATCACCCCTATCAGTCTATGGCCCAGAAATTATTGCTGAACACCATGGGGGGTTGCACAGAAAGACGTGCCCAAAAATTGCTGGATATGGCTATATCCCTCCATGCAGATGGAGCGATATATTTCAACCATTGGGGATGTAAAAAAACCCTAGGAGGCGCCGTTCTCACAAAAGAAATGCTGGAGGAACAAGATATTCCGGTACTGATGCTGGACGGGGATGGCTGTGACAGGAATAATGTCAATGATGGACAAATGCTTACCCGTCTACAAGCTTTTCTGGAGATTCTGGAGGGATCAAAATGA
- a CDS encoding Ger(x)C family spore germination protein, whose product MLYKRVAILAIIMLMLINTACWDKIEIDDRGFIISMAIDIPEEERETGDVGRLRRYSITFGMPIVEKLVEKGGGGEKSFTLVTAEGNTIFDARNNLATRIDRRLFFDHAKIVIFGSEVFKDKSKFKELVDDLQRDYEINRKMFVGVVDGKAKDALMVDNQLNKLVMVYLSGIMENSQFNANVRSLYLDELIESLREGGRVLIPKIKPNKTEVKIAGAAIIDDFELKGWLGQEQNKYSLILEKGAKGGDVDFRYRDIIIPYQIYSARKAIKYNGIKEGKLDFTIRIRSEGRLREYVFGQHLMDKNKIDQLTSLVNKEIEKNCNHVIDMYQNKYKIDMLGIDDYMHKYYPKVWKVVEKNWDDYFCNANINVRSDSSIRRVGVVK is encoded by the coding sequence ATGCTGTATAAACGAGTTGCAATTTTAGCTATTATTATGCTCATGCTTATAAATACAGCCTGTTGGGATAAGATTGAGATTGATGATAGGGGGTTTATCATAAGCATGGCTATAGATATACCTGAGGAAGAAAGAGAAACCGGCGATGTAGGACGATTGAGGAGGTATAGCATAACTTTTGGGATGCCTATAGTGGAAAAACTGGTTGAGAAAGGCGGGGGAGGCGAAAAGTCTTTTACTTTGGTAACAGCTGAGGGCAACACTATATTTGATGCTCGAAATAATTTAGCTACCAGGATAGACAGAAGATTGTTTTTTGACCATGCAAAAATAGTGATATTCGGCAGTGAAGTTTTTAAGGATAAGTCCAAATTTAAAGAACTGGTGGACGATTTACAGAGGGATTACGAGATAAATAGAAAGATGTTTGTGGGAGTAGTAGATGGAAAGGCAAAGGATGCTCTTATGGTAGATAACCAACTTAACAAGCTGGTGATGGTATATTTATCCGGGATAATGGAAAATAGTCAGTTTAATGCTAATGTGAGGAGCCTTTATCTTGATGAGTTGATAGAATCTTTGAGGGAAGGTGGCAGGGTACTTATTCCCAAAATAAAGCCTAATAAAACAGAGGTTAAGATAGCAGGTGCAGCTATTATAGATGACTTTGAATTAAAAGGATGGTTGGGACAGGAGCAAAACAAATATTCTTTGATTTTAGAGAAAGGTGCCAAAGGAGGGGATGTGGATTTCAGATATCGAGATATTATCATTCCCTATCAGATATATAGTGCAAGAAAGGCTATAAAATACAACGGGATTAAAGAAGGGAAATTGGATTTTACTATACGCATCAGGAGTGAAGGACGCCTTAGAGAATATGTTTTTGGACAGCATTTGATGGACAAGAACAAAATAGATCAATTGACAAGTTTGGTGAATAAAGAGATTGAAAAAAACTGCAATCATGTAATCGATATGTATCAAAACAAATACAAGATTGATATGTTAGGCATAGATGACTATATGCACAAATATTACCCTAAAGTGTGGAAGGTGGTAGAAAAGAATTGGGATGATTATTTCTGTAATGCAAATATAAATGTGAGATCTGATTCTAGCATCAGGAGGGTAGGAGTGGTCAAATAA
- the ispE gene encoding 4-(cytidine 5'-diphospho)-2-C-methyl-D-erythritol kinase — translation MSEIELKARAKVNLTLDVLRKRPDGYHDLSMIMQSIELHDKIILTEAERGISIQADTDIIPLDENNLTYKAAALIQRKKGIKKGINIFIQKNIPVCAGMAGGSTDAAAVIKGLNRLWNLNMDMDEMMRIGAEIGADVPFCILGGTALARGIGDILTTIEFPCKVWIVMVKPSFGISTAQVYGNLDLNNVYRRPDTDGMIKCLKSCNIKSIGLKLFNVLETVTVNLYPALNDVKEDIFKYGCEGTVMTGSGPTVYGIFSSWSRANSAYNALKEKYQDVFFTHTYNSPSNN, via the coding sequence TTGTCAGAGATTGAATTAAAGGCTAGGGCTAAGGTAAACCTTACACTTGATGTGTTAAGAAAAAGGCCTGATGGGTATCATGACCTGTCCATGATTATGCAATCTATAGAACTTCATGATAAAATAATATTGACTGAGGCGGAGAGGGGAATAAGTATTCAAGCGGATACTGATATTATTCCCTTAGATGAAAATAATCTGACATATAAAGCTGCTGCTTTGATACAGCGAAAAAAGGGTATAAAAAAAGGTATCAATATATTTATTCAGAAAAACATTCCGGTTTGTGCAGGAATGGCTGGAGGGAGCACTGATGCAGCAGCAGTGATCAAAGGGCTTAATCGCCTATGGAATCTGAATATGGATATGGACGAGATGATGCGTATAGGTGCTGAAATAGGTGCAGATGTGCCCTTTTGTATATTGGGAGGGACTGCGCTGGCAAGGGGCATAGGTGATATATTGACAACTATTGAGTTCCCTTGTAAGGTATGGATAGTAATGGTAAAGCCCAGTTTTGGTATATCTACAGCTCAGGTTTATGGGAATTTGGATTTAAATAATGTCTACCGAAGACCGGATACTGACGGTATGATAAAATGTCTAAAGAGTTGTAATATAAAGAGTATAGGGCTTAAGCTTTTCAATGTCCTTGAGACGGTTACTGTTAACCTATATCCTGCATTGAATGATGTAAAAGAGGATATTTTTAAGTATGGCTGTGAGGGTACAGTTATGACTGGAAGTGGCCCTACAGTATATGGTATTTTTTCTTCATGGAGCAGAGCCAACAGTGCATATAATGCACTCAAGGAAAAGTATCAAGATGTATTTTTTACACATACCTATAATTCTCCTTCAAATAATTGA
- a CDS encoding endospore germination permease yields the protein MIKDNDRISAGQARTFIILTIVGVGVLSLPRIASERAQSDAWLIVIIGGVIALSVSFLIIKLGERFPGDTVVEYSQKIVGKFIGTVMSIYISIYFALFCSFIIRIFGEVLKMYLLPWTPIEVTMFALLIMSVYICRSGLEAIARLDKVIFPIFIAISALFLFSIPDMDLSNLLPVFTTSPVQILRGSLDSAFAFLGIETLLLIFPFIDTKQSIEKTVFNSLLMVILFYLYIVVISIARLGVSGSQSYIWPLMTVAKSIDIPGVFIERIEGVIMGLWVFIAFTSLITLHFTSSLTLSKIFKTTEQKGFIVLLVPFIYSIALLPDSIAEVYDYAGFFSKYLGVTASVFIPLFLFLVSLVRGKGGQNAV from the coding sequence ATGATAAAGGATAATGACAGGATAAGCGCAGGCCAGGCTAGGACTTTTATTATCCTCACTATAGTTGGGGTGGGGGTATTGAGCCTTCCCAGAATTGCCAGTGAAAGAGCACAATCCGATGCATGGTTGATTGTAATAATAGGTGGAGTGATTGCATTATCAGTTTCTTTCTTGATAATAAAGCTGGGCGAAAGGTTTCCCGGGGATACAGTTGTGGAATACAGCCAAAAAATTGTAGGTAAATTTATCGGCACAGTTATGAGTATATATATTTCAATATACTTTGCATTGTTTTGTTCTTTTATAATACGGATATTTGGCGAGGTACTCAAGATGTATCTACTTCCTTGGACTCCTATAGAAGTGACAATGTTTGCGCTGCTGATAATGAGTGTATATATTTGCAGAAGCGGATTGGAAGCTATAGCAAGGCTAGATAAGGTTATTTTCCCTATATTTATAGCCATCAGTGCCCTGTTCCTTTTTTCCATACCTGATATGGATTTATCAAATTTGCTGCCGGTATTTACAACTTCGCCTGTCCAAATATTAAGAGGTTCTTTAGACAGTGCATTTGCTTTTTTAGGCATAGAAACGCTTTTATTGATATTTCCTTTTATAGATACCAAACAGAGCATCGAGAAGACTGTTTTTAATTCTTTATTAATGGTAATTTTGTTTTATTTATATATTGTAGTGATTTCAATAGCCAGGTTGGGAGTGTCCGGCAGTCAAAGCTATATATGGCCCCTCATGACGGTTGCAAAGTCCATAGATATACCTGGGGTTTTTATAGAAAGGATAGAAGGTGTGATAATGGGGCTTTGGGTATTTATAGCGTTTACATCTTTGATAACCCTGCACTTCACATCTTCTCTTACTTTGAGCAAGATATTTAAAACCACTGAACAAAAGGGTTTTATCGTTTTGTTGGTGCCTTTTATATATTCCATCGCCTTGCTGCCGGACAGCATCGCAGAGGTATATGACTATGCAGGTTTCTTTTCTAAATATTTAGGTGTAACAGCTTCGGTTTTTATACCATTGTTCTTATTTTTGGTATCTTTGGTAAGGGGAAAGGGAGGACAAAATGCTGTATAA
- a CDS encoding DUF3794 domain-containing protein: MMSSIELVRDMMTVDQIVAEDISQTLIEGDIVISEIDPEIQKVLSIQADVKATGKEVLQDKVMIDGTVNFDVLYMAADEENSIRSTKGECDFSHVIEQGGIKPKMRVDISFDVEHLDYFIEGGRKINAKAVVNIKGQIVDTQQVEFIKDVEGLEDVQKLDDSIAVASVIGEDSSQTMVKEDLEIPDTNPPVKVILKKDVRIKEKEASISEGKVIVRGSIALKTLYLADNEQSSLETVEHEISFSHLVEIEDALPYMRSTVDVMVDDVYLEVRENPLGETTILDAEIILTVFARVLEEQTVDILCDIYSPSITMDIDTKKISSRQLAASCSDVAHVKQLVDVAASNLYDINAKAVLTDYSIEEGEVVVEGIINAGVLYSKDSSGETLESLKTEVPFRHVIEVEDIYADMDAEIQFGYVNVEYQPFSKTQVEINYQFFVDVMAYERSEKWVIVSVEKGEDRVDQEERSAITIYFVQPGDTLWEIAKKYKTTIDEIIETNEIEESENIEAGMKIIIYRGEKYKVS; this comes from the coding sequence ATGATGTCGTCCATTGAATTAGTAAGGGATATGATGACAGTCGATCAGATAGTTGCAGAGGATATATCTCAAACTCTGATTGAAGGTGATATAGTCATCTCTGAAATCGACCCTGAAATACAGAAGGTGTTATCTATACAAGCTGATGTAAAGGCAACTGGAAAGGAAGTGCTGCAGGACAAAGTCATGATAGATGGTACGGTGAATTTTGATGTGCTTTATATGGCTGCAGATGAAGAAAATTCTATAAGGAGTACAAAAGGGGAATGCGATTTTTCTCATGTAATAGAGCAGGGCGGTATAAAACCCAAGATGAGGGTGGATATCAGTTTTGATGTAGAACATCTGGATTACTTTATTGAGGGCGGAAGGAAGATAAATGCAAAGGCAGTAGTGAATATTAAAGGGCAGATAGTGGACACACAGCAAGTCGAGTTTATAAAGGATGTAGAAGGATTGGAGGATGTGCAAAAACTAGATGATAGCATTGCTGTTGCAAGTGTCATTGGGGAGGATAGTTCACAGACCATGGTGAAGGAGGATCTGGAGATTCCTGATACAAATCCACCTGTCAAGGTCATCCTTAAAAAGGATGTAAGGATAAAAGAAAAAGAGGCCAGTATATCCGAAGGCAAGGTGATAGTGAGAGGCTCAATAGCTCTCAAGACACTATATTTGGCTGATAATGAACAGTCTTCACTGGAAACGGTGGAGCATGAGATATCTTTTTCCCATTTGGTGGAGATAGAAGATGCACTTCCTTATATGAGGAGTACAGTGGATGTGATGGTGGATGATGTATATTTAGAAGTTAGAGAGAACCCTTTAGGTGAAACTACCATTTTAGACGCTGAGATAATTTTGACTGTTTTTGCCCGGGTGTTAGAAGAGCAGACAGTTGATATATTGTGTGACATATATAGTCCCTCTATAACTATGGATATTGATACTAAAAAGATAAGTTCTAGACAATTAGCAGCCAGCTGTTCTGATGTAGCACATGTTAAACAACTGGTGGATGTTGCAGCTTCAAATTTATATGATATAAATGCAAAGGCTGTTCTGACTGATTATAGCATAGAAGAAGGGGAGGTAGTGGTAGAAGGAATAATAAATGCAGGAGTGCTTTATTCTAAGGATAGTTCAGGGGAGACATTGGAAAGCTTAAAAACAGAAGTTCCTTTTAGGCATGTAATAGAGGTAGAGGATATTTATGCTGATATGGATGCAGAAATACAATTTGGATATGTAAATGTAGAATACCAGCCTTTCAGCAAAACTCAAGTTGAGATAAATTATCAGTTTTTTGTAGATGTGATGGCATACGAAAGATCAGAAAAATGGGTGATAGTATCGGTAGAGAAAGGTGAGGATAGGGTAGATCAAGAAGAACGGTCGGCTATCACTATTTACTTTGTACAGCCTGGTGATACACTATGGGAAATTGCAAAAAAGTACAAGACCACTATAGATGAGATAATTGAGACAAACGAGATAGAGGAGTCGGAAAACATAGAGGCAGGCATGAAGATAATAATATATAGGGGAGAGAAGTATAAAGTTTCATAA